A window of Halomonas sp. H10-9-1 contains these coding sequences:
- the purH gene encoding bifunctional phosphoribosylaminoimidazolecarboxamide formyltransferase/IMP cyclohydrolase produces the protein MAQASPTPVRRALISVSDKTGIIDFARGLSEHGVELLSTGGTFRLLQENGIAVTEVSEHTGFPEIMDGRVKTLHPKIHGGILGRRGQDDAVMAEHGIDPIDMVVVNLYPFAQTVARPDCTLADAIENIDIGGPTMVRACAKNHAHTTIVVDAGDYARVLGEIAAQDGAVSDATRFDLAVKAFEHTAGYDAAIADYLGQRVPGGEDGFPRTYNLQFEKKQAMRYGENPHQNAAFYVEADASEPSVATAVQLNGKALSFNNVADTDAAFECVKAFTDTACVIVKHANPCGVALGASAREAYDKAFATDPTSAFGGIIAFNVPLDAETARAIIDRQFVEVIIAPGVAPAAAEIIAEKQNVRLLDVGAHWPGSRGHAHDFKRVTGGLLVQDRDLGMVGRDELTVVSERVPTEQELRDLAFAWKVAKYVKSNAIVYAKDGQTIGVGAGQMSRVYSARIAGIKAADEGLSVPGSVMASDAFFPFRDGIDAAAAAGIAAVIQPGGSMRDQEVIDAANEAGIAMVFTGMRHFRH, from the coding sequence ATGGCCCAAGCCTCCCCCACCCCGGTTCGCCGCGCCCTGATCAGCGTCTCCGACAAGACCGGCATCATCGACTTCGCCCGCGGCCTGTCCGAGCATGGTGTCGAGCTGCTCTCCACCGGCGGCACCTTCCGCCTGCTCCAGGAGAACGGCATCGCGGTGACCGAGGTCTCCGAGCACACCGGTTTCCCCGAGATCATGGACGGCCGCGTCAAGACCCTGCACCCGAAGATCCATGGCGGCATCCTCGGCCGTCGCGGCCAGGACGATGCGGTGATGGCGGAACACGGCATCGACCCCATCGACATGGTGGTGGTCAACCTCTACCCCTTCGCCCAGACCGTGGCACGCCCCGACTGCACCCTCGCCGACGCCATCGAGAACATCGATATCGGTGGCCCCACCATGGTGCGCGCCTGCGCCAAGAACCACGCCCACACCACCATCGTGGTGGACGCCGGTGACTACGCCCGGGTGCTGGGTGAGATCGCCGCCCAGGACGGTGCGGTGAGTGATGCCACCCGCTTCGACCTGGCGGTGAAGGCCTTCGAGCACACCGCCGGCTACGACGCCGCCATCGCCGACTACCTCGGCCAGCGCGTTCCCGGCGGCGAGGATGGCTTCCCGCGCACCTACAACCTGCAGTTCGAGAAGAAGCAGGCCATGCGCTACGGCGAGAACCCGCACCAGAACGCGGCCTTCTATGTCGAGGCCGATGCCAGCGAGCCCAGCGTGGCGACCGCCGTGCAGCTCAATGGCAAGGCGCTCTCCTTCAACAACGTCGCCGACACCGACGCCGCCTTCGAGTGCGTCAAGGCCTTCACCGACACCGCCTGCGTGATCGTCAAGCACGCCAACCCGTGTGGCGTGGCGCTGGGCGCCAGTGCCCGGGAAGCCTACGACAAGGCCTTCGCCACCGACCCCACCAGCGCCTTCGGCGGCATCATCGCCTTCAACGTGCCGCTGGATGCCGAGACCGCCCGGGCGATCATCGACCGCCAGTTCGTCGAGGTGATCATCGCCCCCGGGGTCGCCCCCGCAGCCGCCGAGATCATCGCCGAGAAGCAGAACGTGCGCCTGCTCGACGTCGGGGCTCACTGGCCCGGCAGCCGTGGTCATGCCCACGACTTCAAGCGGGTCACCGGCGGCCTGCTAGTCCAGGACCGCGACCTGGGCATGGTCGGCCGCGACGAACTCACCGTGGTCAGCGAGCGCGTGCCCACCGAACAGGAGCTGCGCGATCTGGCCTTCGCCTGGAAGGTGGCCAAGTACGTCAAGTCCAACGCCATCGTCTACGCCAAGGATGGCCAGACCATCGGCGTGGGCGCCGGCCAGATGAGCCGCGTCTACTCGGCCAGGATCGCCGGCATCAAGGCCGCCGATGAGGGACTCTCAGTGCCCGGCTCAGTGATGGCCAGCGACGCCTTCTTCCCCTTCCGTGACGGCATCGACGCCGCCGCCGCCGCCGGCATCGCCGCGGTGATCCAGCCCGGCGGCTCCATGCGCGACCAGGAGGTGATCGACGCCGCCAACGAGGCCGGCATCGCCATGGTGTTCACCGGCATGCGCCACTTCAGGCACTGA
- a CDS encoding NAD-dependent succinate-semialdehyde dehydrogenase — protein sequence MQALKETQLYCPFAYIDGSWVAADSGEQIQVVNPATGEAMGDVPRLGRAETERAIEAAHAALPAWKGLSALERADILMRWYELMLEHQDDLAMIMTFEQGKPLKEAAGEIAYAASFLRWFAEEARRVYGETIPAAKGSQRIVVTKQPVGVVGAITPWNFPAAMITRKAGAALAAGCTIVIKPASQTPFSATALAKLAERAGVPRGVFNVVPGRASEIAAAMTESPLVRKITFTGSTEVGRELMAQASRHIQKISLELGGNAPFIVFEDADLDAAVEGAMAAKFRNAGQTCVCTNRFLVQSSVVNAFCEKLAVAMNSELRVGDGTQPDINIGPLIDDKAVAKVSEHVQDAVDKGAELLLGGHPHPLGGNFFTPTLISFATDQMKVAKEETFGPLAAVFPFDDEESVVAMANDTEYGLAAYFYSRDLGRVWRVADALEYGMVGINTGLISNATAPFGGVKASGLGREGGHQGLEEFLETKYLCIDLG from the coding sequence ATGCAAGCCCTCAAGGAAACGCAACTCTACTGCCCCTTCGCCTATATCGACGGCAGTTGGGTCGCCGCGGACAGCGGCGAACAGATCCAGGTCGTCAACCCGGCCACCGGCGAGGCCATGGGGGACGTGCCACGCCTGGGGCGTGCCGAGACCGAGCGCGCCATCGAGGCTGCCCATGCGGCCCTGCCCGCCTGGAAGGGGCTGAGCGCCCTGGAGCGTGCCGACATCCTGATGAGGTGGTACGAGCTGATGCTCGAGCACCAGGATGATCTGGCCATGATCATGACCTTCGAACAGGGCAAGCCACTCAAGGAAGCCGCCGGCGAGATCGCCTATGCCGCGAGCTTCCTGCGCTGGTTCGCCGAGGAGGCGCGGCGCGTCTACGGCGAGACCATTCCCGCCGCCAAGGGTAGCCAGCGGATCGTGGTGACCAAGCAGCCGGTGGGCGTGGTCGGGGCCATCACCCCCTGGAATTTCCCGGCCGCGATGATCACCCGCAAGGCGGGCGCGGCGCTGGCCGCGGGCTGCACCATCGTGATCAAGCCGGCCAGCCAGACCCCGTTCTCCGCCACGGCCCTGGCCAAGCTCGCCGAGCGGGCCGGCGTGCCCCGCGGCGTGTTCAACGTGGTGCCGGGGCGTGCCAGCGAGATCGCCGCGGCCATGACCGAGTCGCCGCTGGTGCGCAAGATCACCTTTACCGGCTCCACGGAGGTGGGGCGCGAGCTGATGGCCCAGGCCTCCCGACACATCCAGAAGATCTCCCTGGAGCTCGGCGGCAACGCGCCTTTCATCGTTTTCGAGGATGCCGACCTGGACGCCGCGGTGGAGGGCGCCATGGCCGCCAAGTTCCGCAACGCCGGTCAGACCTGCGTGTGCACCAATCGCTTCCTGGTGCAGTCCAGCGTCGTCAACGCCTTCTGCGAGAAGCTCGCCGTGGCCATGAACAGCGAGCTCAGGGTGGGTGACGGCACCCAGCCCGATATCAACATCGGCCCGCTGATCGATGACAAGGCGGTGGCCAAGGTGAGCGAGCACGTCCAGGACGCCGTGGACAAGGGGGCCGAGCTGCTGCTGGGGGGCCACCCGCACCCGCTGGGCGGCAACTTCTTCACGCCGACCCTGATCAGCTTCGCCACCGATCAGATGAAGGTGGCGAAGGAGGAGACCTTCGGCCCGTTGGCCGCGGTGTTCCCCTTCGACGACGAGGAGAGCGTGGTGGCGATGGCCAACGATACCGAGTATGGCCTCGCCGCCTACTTCTACTCCCGTGACCTGGGGCGCGTGTGGCGCGTCGCCGACGCCCTGGAGTACGGCATGGTGGGCATCAATACCGGGCTGATCTCCAACGCCACTGCCCCCTTCGGCGGGGTCAAGGCGTCTGGCCTGGGGCGCGAGGGTGGCCACCAGGGGCTGGAGGAGTTCCTGGAGACCAAGTACCTCTGCATCGATCTCGGATAA
- the folX gene encoding dihydroneopterin triphosphate 2'-epimerase: MPLHAIDDQHFDHDLATIRIKNLRLRTHIGIKEEEIQNRQDVVINAVIRYRADKAVAFNHIEQALNYRTITKQMIAHVEENRFLLLERMTREVLDLIMAHEQVLTAQVEIDKPHALRFADSVSITLSESRQLR; encoded by the coding sequence ATGCCGCTGCACGCCATCGACGACCAGCACTTCGACCACGACCTGGCGACCATTCGTATCAAGAATCTTCGCCTGCGCACCCATATCGGAATCAAGGAAGAGGAGATCCAGAACCGCCAGGACGTGGTGATCAACGCGGTGATCCGCTATCGCGCCGACAAGGCGGTGGCGTTCAACCACATCGAGCAGGCATTGAACTACCGCACGATCACCAAGCAGATGATCGCCCATGTCGAGGAGAACCGTTTCCTGCTGCTCGAACGCATGACCCGCGAGGTGCTCGACCTGATCATGGCCCACGAGCAGGTGTTGACCGCCCAGGTCGAGATCGACAAGCCCCACGCCCTGCGCTTCGCCGACTCGGTTTCCATCACCCTTTCCGAGAGCCGTCAGCTTCGTTGA
- the folE gene encoding GTP cyclohydrolase I FolE, whose protein sequence is MTEELANHYRQIILALGEDPGREGLRDTPKRAAKAMQFLNRGYLQSLEEIVNGAVFASETDEMVLVKDIELYSMCEHHLLPFIGKCHIAYLPEGKVLGLSKFARIVDMFARRMQIQENLTRQIAEAVQEVTGARGVGVVIEARHLCMMMRGVEKQNSSMTSSVMLGAFRQNQSTRQEFLTLINGR, encoded by the coding sequence ATGACAGAAGAGCTCGCCAACCACTATCGGCAGATCATCCTCGCACTGGGCGAGGATCCCGGGCGGGAGGGCCTGCGTGACACACCCAAGCGCGCCGCCAAGGCCATGCAGTTCCTGAACCGCGGTTATCTCCAGTCGCTGGAAGAGATCGTCAATGGCGCCGTCTTCGCCTCGGAGACCGACGAGATGGTGCTGGTCAAGGACATCGAGCTCTACTCCATGTGCGAGCACCACCTGCTGCCCTTCATCGGCAAGTGCCATATCGCCTACCTGCCCGAGGGCAAGGTGCTGGGGCTTTCCAAGTTCGCGCGCATCGTCGACATGTTCGCCCGGCGCATGCAGATCCAGGAGAACCTCACCCGGCAGATCGCCGAGGCCGTCCAGGAGGTGACCGGAGCCCGTGGCGTGGGAGTGGTAATCGAGGCCCGCCATCTGTGCATGATGATGCGCGGTGTCGAGAAGCAGAACTCCAGCATGACCTCCTCGGTGATGCTCGGCGCCTTCCGACAGAACCAGTCGACCCGTCAGGAGTTCCTGACGCTGATCAACGGGCGCTGA
- a CDS encoding serine/threonine protein kinase: protein MDADQHPFSTLSPARVVAAIESLGFWLPGEPFALNSYENRVYLVHDDERRRWVAKFYRPERWSDARIQEEHDFLAELAAEEVAVAAPWCDDAGRSLQRAEGFRFALFPQLPGQAPELANPAHLFALGELIGSVHAVGERQPFRHRGAMDLDGMVCEARERVLAGPWLGRLQRQAYEHVTTALHESLAAYCWAPEQAMRVHGDCHIGNILGRDEHFALVDFDDCLMAPAVQDLWMLITAQAPEERHMQLSEVMEGYEQHREFDRRELALVEPLRTLRLLRHSAWLVSRWEDPAFPVAFPWLADAGYWDEHIRTLEQQRQALERSPRWLA from the coding sequence ATGGACGCCGATCAGCACCCCTTCTCCACGCTGTCGCCCGCCCGGGTCGTGGCGGCCATCGAGTCACTGGGCTTCTGGCTGCCCGGCGAACCCTTCGCGCTGAACAGCTACGAGAACCGCGTGTACTTGGTCCACGACGACGAGCGCCGTCGCTGGGTGGCCAAGTTCTATCGTCCCGAACGCTGGAGCGATGCGCGCATCCAGGAGGAGCACGACTTCCTGGCCGAGCTGGCTGCCGAAGAGGTGGCGGTGGCTGCGCCCTGGTGTGATGACGCGGGGCGCAGCCTGCAGCGGGCCGAGGGTTTCCGCTTCGCGCTCTTTCCCCAGCTGCCGGGCCAAGCGCCCGAGCTTGCGAATCCCGCCCACCTGTTTGCCCTGGGCGAACTGATCGGCAGCGTGCACGCGGTGGGCGAGCGGCAGCCCTTCAGGCATCGCGGCGCCATGGACCTGGATGGCATGGTGTGCGAGGCCCGCGAGCGCGTGCTCGCCGGCCCCTGGCTGGGTCGCCTTCAGCGTCAGGCCTACGAGCACGTCACAACGGCGTTGCATGAGTCGCTGGCGGCGTATTGCTGGGCCCCCGAGCAGGCGATGCGCGTCCATGGTGACTGCCATATCGGCAATATCCTGGGCCGCGACGAGCACTTCGCGCTGGTGGATTTCGACGACTGCCTGATGGCCCCGGCGGTGCAGGACCTATGGATGTTGATCACGGCACAGGCCCCCGAGGAGCGGCACATGCAGCTCTCGGAGGTGATGGAGGGCTACGAGCAGCACCGCGAGTTCGACCGTCGCGAGCTGGCCTTGGTCGAGCCACTGCGCACCCTTCGCCTGCTGCGCCATAGCGCCTGGCTGGTCTCGCGCTGGGAGGACCCGGCCTTTCCTGTCGCCTTTCCCTGGCTGGCCGATGCCGGCTACTGGGATGAGCATATCAGGACCCTGGAGCAGCAGCGTCAGGCGCTGGAGCGTTCGCCGCGCTGGCTGGCCTGA
- a CDS encoding ComF family protein: MVDSVLRRALPGRCIFCLAPAHAERPWCQACFEGLPWNLPACPRCAEPQPDAWRGRTCGACLRRPPAFVGARVPLRYTDEVAWLVRRFKFQASPRAGMVLLALLDEALSEEARAWPQALVPVPLHAHRARGRGFDQAEWLAARLARRLGVPLLCGRRLRDTPSQRGLDRRERRANLRGGFRMAAPLPARVALLDDVMTTGATLEALARACLATGAEEVEAWAVARTPLGEV, from the coding sequence GTGGTCGACAGTGTCCTGCGTCGTGCCCTCCCGGGGCGCTGTATCTTCTGCCTGGCCCCGGCCCACGCCGAGCGGCCCTGGTGTCAAGCCTGCTTCGAGGGGCTGCCGTGGAACCTGCCTGCCTGTCCCAGGTGTGCCGAGCCCCAGCCCGACGCATGGCGCGGTCGGACGTGTGGTGCCTGCCTGCGCCGGCCACCGGCCTTCGTGGGCGCGCGGGTGCCGCTGCGCTACACCGACGAGGTCGCCTGGCTGGTGCGGCGCTTCAAGTTCCAGGCCTCCCCGCGCGCCGGGATGGTGCTGCTGGCGCTGCTGGACGAGGCGCTGAGCGAGGAGGCGAGGGCGTGGCCCCAGGCGCTGGTGCCGGTACCACTGCATGCGCATCGCGCCCGTGGGCGCGGCTTCGACCAGGCCGAGTGGCTGGCGGCCCGACTGGCCAGGCGGCTGGGAGTGCCGCTGCTGTGTGGCCGACGCCTGCGTGATACGCCCAGCCAGCGAGGGCTCGATCGCCGCGAGCGGCGGGCCAACCTGCGCGGGGGCTTCCGGATGGCGGCCCCCCTGCCGGCGCGTGTGGCACTGCTCGACGATGTGATGACGACCGGTGCGACCTTGGAGGCCCTGGCGCGGGCCTGCCTGGCCACAGGGGCCGAGGAGGTGGAGGCCTGGGCGGTGGCGCGCACCCCCCTGGGGGAAGTATGA
- the bioB gene encoding biotin synthase BioB, whose amino-acid sequence MRHDWRLDEIEALFALPFNDLLFRAQRVHRAHFDPNAVQVSTLLSIKTGACPEDCKYCPQSGHYNTGLGKEKLLEIDKVVEQARAAQAAGASRFCMGAAWKSPRERDLEVVLEMVRRVKALGLETCMTLGMVDGAQAGRLAEAGLDYYNHNLDTSPEYYGEIITTRSYADRLATLDHVRDAGMKVCAGGILGMGEAPRDRAALLQQLARLDPHPESVPINMLVKVPGTPLENTPDLDPIAFIRAIAVARILMPKSHVRLSAGREQMDDSTQALAFLAGANSIFYGERLLTTTNPQAERDRALFARLGLHPERRDTCVDDDQAQANVVASLEAELARQAVRRAADRAAELAFDAGSASGA is encoded by the coding sequence ATGCGCCACGACTGGCGCCTCGACGAGATCGAAGCCCTCTTCGCCCTGCCCTTCAACGATCTGCTGTTCCGGGCCCAACGGGTGCATCGCGCGCACTTCGACCCCAACGCCGTGCAGGTCTCGACCCTGCTCTCGATCAAGACCGGCGCCTGCCCCGAGGACTGCAAGTACTGCCCGCAGTCGGGGCACTACAACACCGGGCTGGGCAAGGAGAAGCTGCTGGAGATCGACAAGGTGGTGGAGCAGGCACGCGCGGCACAGGCGGCCGGTGCTAGCCGCTTCTGCATGGGGGCGGCCTGGAAGAGCCCGCGGGAGCGCGACCTCGAGGTAGTGCTGGAGATGGTACGCCGGGTCAAGGCGCTGGGGCTCGAGACCTGCATGACGCTCGGCATGGTCGATGGCGCTCAGGCCGGGCGCCTGGCCGAGGCCGGTCTCGACTACTACAACCACAACCTCGACACCTCGCCGGAGTACTACGGCGAGATCATCACCACCCGCAGCTACGCCGACCGCCTGGCGACCCTTGACCATGTGCGCGACGCGGGCATGAAGGTGTGCGCCGGCGGGATATTGGGCATGGGCGAGGCGCCCCGCGACCGCGCCGCCCTGCTTCAGCAGCTGGCGCGTCTCGACCCGCACCCGGAGTCGGTGCCCATCAACATGCTGGTCAAGGTCCCCGGCACGCCCCTCGAGAACACCCCCGACCTCGACCCCATCGCGTTCATCCGCGCCATCGCCGTGGCACGCATCCTGATGCCAAAGAGCCACGTGCGGCTCTCCGCCGGCCGCGAGCAGATGGATGATTCAACCCAGGCGCTGGCCTTCCTGGCGGGGGCCAACTCGATCTTCTACGGCGAGCGGCTGCTGACCACCACCAACCCCCAGGCCGAGCGCGACCGGGCACTGTTCGCCAGGCTCGGCCTGCATCCCGAGCGCAGAGACACCTGCGTCGATGACGACCAGGCTCAGGCCAATGTGGTGGCCAGCCTCGAGGCCGAACTGGCCCGCCAGGCGGTACGGCGAGCCGCCGACCGGGCCGCAGAGCTCGCCTTTGATGCCGGCAGCGCCAGCGGCGCCTGA
- the bioF gene encoding 8-amino-7-oxononanoate synthase translates to MANHDWSRRLAERAGAHRERGLWRQRRTLSAGTAPLDFAGNDYLGLARDPRLAEAMAQGARRYGAGARASHLVSGHLEVHAALEARLATLTGRPRALLFSTGYMANLGTLQALCDVTTRVFQDRLNHASLLDGARLAGAVSRRFHHADLADLDRLLARCPADAPRLVVSDGVFSMDGDIADISGLIETTRRHAAWLMVDDAHGLGVLGEAGDGCVGRTHGIDEVPVLVGTLGKALGTAGAFVAGSEALIEHLIQFARPYVYTTAQPPGVAAATLAALEILATEPERRRRLQAHIRRFRREARRLGLPLHESHTPIQPLVLGDGARVMRWAERLAARGIATGAIRPPTVPRGQARLRITLSAAHTDADLDALLEGLAACQARDAGLREVAP, encoded by the coding sequence ATGGCCAACCACGACTGGTCGCGCCGGCTCGCCGAGCGTGCCGGTGCACACCGGGAGCGAGGCCTGTGGCGCCAGCGCCGCACCCTCTCCGCGGGCACCGCCCCGCTGGACTTCGCCGGCAACGACTACCTGGGCCTGGCCCGGGATCCGCGGCTGGCCGAGGCCATGGCCCAAGGGGCACGGCGCTACGGCGCGGGTGCCCGGGCCTCGCACCTGGTGAGCGGGCACCTCGAGGTCCACGCAGCGCTGGAGGCGCGACTGGCCACGCTCACCGGCCGCCCCCGTGCGCTACTCTTCTCCACCGGCTACATGGCCAACCTGGGCACCCTGCAGGCGCTCTGCGACGTCACGACCCGGGTGTTCCAGGACCGCCTCAACCACGCCTCGCTGCTGGATGGCGCTCGGCTCGCCGGCGCCGTCTCGCGGCGCTTTCATCATGCTGACCTGGCCGACCTCGACCGCCTGCTGGCCCGCTGCCCAGCCGACGCCCCGCGGCTGGTGGTCAGCGATGGCGTCTTCAGCATGGACGGCGACATCGCCGATATTTCCGGTCTCATCGAGACGACGCGCCGCCACGCTGCCTGGCTGATGGTCGACGACGCCCACGGCCTGGGCGTGCTGGGCGAGGCCGGTGACGGCTGCGTGGGCCGCACCCACGGCATCGACGAGGTACCGGTACTGGTGGGCACCCTGGGCAAGGCGCTGGGCACCGCCGGCGCCTTCGTGGCGGGAAGTGAGGCACTCATCGAGCACCTGATCCAGTTCGCCCGCCCCTATGTCTACACCACGGCCCAGCCCCCGGGGGTGGCGGCGGCGACCCTGGCTGCACTGGAGATCCTCGCCACCGAGCCCGAACGGCGCCGCCGGCTGCAGGCGCATATCCGGCGCTTCCGCCGCGAGGCGCGGCGCCTTGGGCTGCCACTTCACGAGAGTCATACGCCGATCCAGCCGCTGGTGTTAGGCGATGGCGCTCGCGTGATGCGCTGGGCCGAGCGGCTTGCGGCACGAGGCATCGCCACCGGTGCTATCCGCCCCCCCACCGTGCCCCGGGGCCAGGCGCGCCTGCGCATCACGCTCTCCGCCGCCCACACCGACGCCGATCTCGATGCCCTGCTCGAGGGGCTGGCGGCCTGCCAGGCCCGGGATGCCGGACTGCGGGAGGTCGCCCCATGA
- a CDS encoding alpha/beta fold hydrolase, whose translation MTSLVLLSGWGIDAGIWRPLADHWPLGVTVTTPDWPGYGGLPPLASPDSLEQLAAAMADELPREAVWVGWSLGGLLVAALLERLAAPLSPPRGLVQLGMGPRFCHPDGVSNRELAAFRHAFTRDPVATRRHFLRWQLSGEPDPRGAHRRLLELIGDDVDAATLAAGLDQLAGLDVDKALKDAPCPIHRLTGRHDPLLAEETLATADRVLENAGHCPMLSHPAALAEALVALAGDMTAPLESPAEEAPA comes from the coding sequence ATGACCTCCCTGGTGCTGCTCTCCGGCTGGGGCATCGACGCCGGCATCTGGCGCCCGCTGGCCGACCACTGGCCGCTTGGCGTGACGGTCACCACCCCCGACTGGCCCGGCTACGGGGGCCTCCCTCCGCTGGCATCGCCCGACAGCCTGGAGCAACTGGCCGCGGCCATGGCCGACGAGCTGCCCAGGGAAGCGGTCTGGGTGGGGTGGTCGCTGGGCGGGTTGCTGGTCGCCGCCCTGCTGGAGCGTCTGGCCGCGCCGCTGTCTCCACCTCGGGGACTCGTGCAGCTCGGCATGGGGCCGCGCTTCTGCCACCCCGATGGGGTGTCGAATCGGGAGCTTGCCGCCTTCCGACACGCCTTCACCCGAGATCCGGTGGCGACCCGTCGCCACTTCCTCCGCTGGCAACTCTCCGGCGAGCCCGACCCGCGGGGTGCCCACCGCCGACTGCTCGAGCTGATCGGCGACGACGTCGATGCCGCCACCCTGGCCGCAGGCCTCGACCAACTCGCCGGGCTCGATGTCGACAAGGCCCTGAAAGACGCCCCCTGCCCGATACACCGCCTCACCGGCCGCCACGACCCGTTGCTGGCCGAGGAGACCCTAGCCACGGCTGACCGCGTGCTGGAGAACGCCGGCCACTGCCCTATGCTCTCGCACCCCGCCGCCCTGGCAGAGGCCCTCGTCGCCTTGGCCGGCGACATGACGGCCCCCCTCGAGTCGCCGGCCGAGGAGGCTCCGGCATGA
- a CDS encoding methyltransferase domain-containing protein, with protein MTAANARPHVHGPSSSTDWQQRVAHAFSRAAPRYARLAEAQRAMGERLWSRLPDRAQHILDLGCGPGHWSVRLAGRYHKGGRVIGLDLAPGMLEEAHQRHGHRAHWLCADAAALPLPDAGLDLVFSNLALQWCPDLEAVLAELHRVLRPGGRALINTLMPGTLAEVSKAWSRPSQPAALLPFHASDHHHRAARLAGFSRIGVGATTQRFHYPDLAAVMSSIKGVGAQAARGAGLTRADLARATRRYEALREPAGLPVTYHLLTLELER; from the coding sequence ATGACTGCTGCCAACGCCCGGCCCCATGTTCATGGCCCATCGTCATCAACCGACTGGCAGCAACGCGTCGCCCACGCATTCTCCCGGGCCGCACCGCGCTACGCGCGCCTCGCCGAGGCCCAGCGCGCCATGGGTGAGCGCCTCTGGTCACGGTTGCCTGACCGGGCGCAGCATATCCTCGACCTGGGCTGCGGCCCGGGCCACTGGAGCGTCCGCCTCGCCGGACGCTACCACAAGGGAGGCCGGGTCATCGGTCTCGATCTGGCGCCGGGCATGCTCGAGGAAGCCCACCAACGGCATGGCCACCGGGCCCACTGGCTGTGCGCCGATGCCGCCGCCCTGCCGCTCCCCGACGCCGGCCTGGACCTGGTGTTCTCCAACCTCGCCCTGCAGTGGTGCCCGGATCTCGAGGCGGTGCTGGCCGAGCTGCATCGCGTGCTGCGCCCCGGCGGTCGGGCGCTGATCAACACCCTGATGCCCGGCACCCTGGCGGAGGTGAGCAAGGCCTGGTCACGCCCCAGCCAGCCCGCCGCGCTGCTGCCTTTCCACGCGAGCGATCATCATCACCGCGCGGCACGCCTGGCGGGCTTCTCGCGGATCGGCGTGGGGGCCACCACCCAGCGCTTCCACTATCCCGACCTGGCCGCGGTGATGTCCTCCATCAAGGGCGTGGGCGCCCAGGCCGCCAGGGGCGCAGGCCTCACCCGTGCCGACCTGGCCCGCGCCACACGCCGCTATGAGGCCCTGCGCGAACCCGCGGGGCTGCCCGTGACCTACCACCTGCTGACCCTGGAGCTAGAACGCTGA
- the bioD gene encoding dethiobiotin synthase codes for MPAYFVTGTDTDAGKTLVASGLLALARRRGLTTLGLKPVASGSETTPGGLRNSDALALQAHCYPEVNYATVNPHAFAPAIAPHLAARRTGAEIRLADLHDWLSPLLALERDLTLVEGAGGWRVPLNDREDLAGLAVALSLPVILVVGLRLGSISHARLTREAIATDGPRLAGWVGTLVDPGFCCDAAADEALYRDNLATLAHHLPAPCLGVIPRLSAGTPRAMAEAAAEHLELPDAD; via the coding sequence ATGCCCGCCTACTTCGTGACCGGCACCGATACCGACGCCGGCAAGACCCTGGTGGCCAGTGGCCTGCTGGCCCTGGCCCGCCGCCGCGGCCTGACCACCCTGGGCCTGAAGCCCGTCGCCTCGGGCAGCGAGACTACCCCCGGCGGTTTACGCAACTCCGACGCCCTTGCGCTGCAGGCCCACTGCTACCCCGAGGTAAACTACGCGACAGTCAACCCTCATGCCTTTGCACCGGCCATCGCCCCGCACCTGGCGGCACGCCGCACCGGGGCCGAAATACGCCTGGCCGACCTGCACGACTGGCTGTCCCCCCTGCTGGCCCTGGAGCGCGACCTCACCCTGGTAGAGGGCGCCGGCGGCTGGCGGGTGCCGCTGAACGACCGCGAAGACCTGGCTGGCCTGGCCGTGGCCCTGAGTCTGCCGGTGATCCTGGTGGTGGGGCTGCGCCTGGGCAGCATCAGCCACGCGCGGCTCACCCGTGAGGCGATCGCCACCGATGGCCCGCGCCTGGCCGGCTGGGTCGGCACTCTGGTGGATCCCGGGTTCTGCTGCGATGCGGCCGCCGACGAGGCCCTCTATCGCGACAACCTGGCGACCCTCGCACACCACCTGCCCGCTCCCTGCCTGGGCGTGATCCCCCGGTTATCCGCCGGCACGCCTCGCGCCATGGCCGAGGCCGCCGCCGAACACCTGGAACTCCCCGATGCCGATTGA